A window from Flavobacterium sp. 83 encodes these proteins:
- a CDS encoding PD-(D/E)XK nuclease family protein: protein MTDQDIELKIQEIFAQNYELLKLEGGHSLTEATQKDAFNQVLFYFRKLKEVATRVTDTEVKLTLPDQKTPEGRSFTIEGIVDIVREEDEVWMYDIKTHDPEFVTANKELYEKQLNVYAHIWENLRGNPLDHTAVISTVIPAALKDANFTGNTARMQVELDKWEPIIEIPYIEDNVKETILDFALVVDNIEKHCFTPPPVDILDKKVEGTNSKFATRVCRNCDARFSCSSFREYATKLNRGTTMSFKKYYEDYGSDADQEEFINASINLEKINTIPENPQS, encoded by the coding sequence ATGACCGACCAAGATATAGAACTAAAAATTCAAGAAATATTTGCACAAAACTACGAGTTACTAAAACTTGAAGGAGGGCATTCACTTACCGAAGCAACTCAAAAAGATGCTTTTAACCAAGTATTATTTTATTTCCGAAAACTCAAAGAAGTAGCAACTAGAGTAACAGATACAGAAGTAAAACTAACATTACCTGACCAAAAAACACCAGAAGGAAGAAGTTTTACTATCGAGGGTATAGTTGATATTGTTCGTGAAGAAGACGAAGTTTGGATGTATGACATTAAAACACACGACCCGGAATTCGTTACTGCAAATAAAGAACTTTACGAAAAACAACTCAATGTATATGCACACATTTGGGAAAACCTTCGTGGAAATCCGTTAGACCATACAGCCGTGATAAGTACAGTCATTCCGGCAGCTCTTAAAGATGCAAATTTCACTGGCAATACAGCTCGTATGCAAGTAGAATTAGATAAATGGGAACCAATTATCGAAATACCATACATTGAGGATAATGTAAAAGAAACAATTTTAGATTTTGCTTTAGTAGTAGATAATATCGAAAAACATTGTTTCACTCCACCACCAGTAGATATTTTAGATAAAAAGGTAGAGGGAACTAATAGTAAATTTGCAACTCGTGTTTGTCGTAACTGTGACGCTCGTTTCTCTTGCTCTTCTTTCCGTGAATATGCAACAAAGTTGAACCGTGGCACTACTATGAGTTTCAAAAAATATTACGAAGATTACGGTTCCGATGCAGACCAAGAAGAATTCATCAACGCATCAATAAACCTAGAAAAAATTAATACAATACCAGAAAACCCACAAAGTTAA
- a CDS encoding site-specific DNA-methyltransferase: MSIEKLKPSFHFEAERIEQLKKIAPEAFDDGNINWETLKEALGDFIDDENANAEHFGLFWPGKREARKIASTPSLGTLIPCIGKGINEENTNNIFIEGENLEVLKLLQKSYANRIKMIYIDPPYNTGKDFVYEDNFTESIDEYLKRTGQLDEEAKPISINSKADGRYHSKWLTLMYPRLRLARNLLKDDGVIFISIDDNEIYNLRNICNEIFGEENFLAQLIWKSGRTSSGHYTVEHEYVLAYVKSKEGFKYFDFYGDTVIGDRAIKRPSTKNPVSNIKFPSGIEFQCENKIFPDKFGSGETVEVINGVFECHNGKLKNDVELRAAWTMKDQIQSWLKGDEVIDQKGQKLEKFYFKSNGVLQYQKKKSTLHPKSIIDGITTKSGSNEILDLFNEKVFDFPKPTKLLIELLSPVISDDDAICLDFFAGSGSLGDAIYRYNNSDAVKSANFILVQIPDKLNKSDDCGKIAIKLGYETLADITCARLKKSIERLPKKSLNDNGFKYYKLQNSNYKPWKNYIGTDIKELENLFESNTSPLVDNWQPENLLSEILLIEGFPLDSKIEVIDTYKHNKITQVCSDFCEHKLLVCLDDNIDDNTIKSLELSDNDIFICLDNAISDKDKVTLQDKGLIKTI; encoded by the coding sequence ATGTCAATAGAAAAATTAAAACCGTCATTTCATTTTGAAGCAGAAAGAATAGAACAATTAAAAAAAATCGCTCCAGAAGCTTTCGACGATGGGAATATAAATTGGGAAACTTTAAAAGAAGCTTTAGGGGATTTTATTGATGATGAAAATGCAAATGCTGAACATTTCGGTTTATTTTGGCCAGGAAAACGAGAAGCTCGTAAAATTGCAAGTACTCCAAGTTTAGGAACCCTAATACCTTGCATTGGTAAAGGTATTAATGAAGAAAATACAAATAATATTTTTATAGAAGGAGAAAATTTAGAAGTATTAAAATTACTCCAAAAAAGTTATGCAAATCGTATAAAAATGATTTACATAGATCCTCCCTATAATACAGGCAAAGATTTTGTATATGAAGATAATTTTACTGAAAGTATTGATGAATATTTAAAACGTACTGGTCAACTAGATGAAGAAGCAAAACCAATTTCAATAAATTCCAAAGCTGATGGGCGATATCATAGTAAATGGTTAACATTGATGTATCCTAGATTGCGTTTAGCGAGAAATTTATTAAAGGATGATGGAGTAATATTTATTTCAATCGATGATAATGAAATTTATAATTTAAGAAATATATGTAATGAGATATTTGGTGAAGAGAATTTTTTAGCACAATTAATTTGGAAAAGTGGTAGAACTTCTTCAGGACATTATACAGTTGAACACGAATATGTTTTAGCATATGTAAAATCAAAAGAGGGTTTTAAATATTTTGATTTTTATGGTGATACAGTTATAGGTGATAGAGCAATTAAAAGACCCAGTACAAAAAACCCTGTATCAAATATTAAATTCCCTTCTGGTATAGAATTTCAATGTGAAAATAAGATATTTCCTGATAAGTTTGGAAGTGGCGAAACAGTTGAAGTTATAAATGGTGTTTTTGAGTGTCATAATGGCAAATTAAAAAACGATGTAGAATTAAGAGCCGCTTGGACAATGAAAGATCAAATTCAAAGTTGGTTAAAGGGTGATGAAGTAATTGATCAAAAGGGGCAAAAACTAGAAAAATTTTACTTTAAATCAAATGGTGTTCTTCAATATCAAAAAAAGAAAAGTACTTTACATCCTAAATCAATTATTGATGGTATTACAACAAAAAGTGGCAGTAATGAAATTTTAGATTTATTTAATGAAAAAGTTTTTGATTTTCCAAAACCAACAAAATTATTAATTGAATTACTTTCTCCTGTAATTAGTGATGATGATGCTATCTGTCTAGATTTTTTTGCAGGTTCTGGTTCATTAGGCGATGCAATTTATCGATACAATAATTCAGATGCAGTTAAGTCTGCAAATTTTATTTTAGTACAGATACCAGATAAATTAAACAAAAGTGATGATTGCGGTAAAATAGCAATTAAGTTAGGATATGAAACTTTAGCTGATATTACTTGTGCTAGACTAAAGAAATCTATTGAACGATTGCCGAAAAAATCATTGAATGACAATGGTTTTAAATATTACAAATTACAAAATTCAAATTATAAACCTTGGAAAAATTATATTGGAACAGACATTAAAGAATTAGAAAATTTATTTGAAAGTAACACTTCACCATTAGTTGATAATTGGCAACCCGAAAATTTACTTTCTGAAATTTTACTAATTGAAGGGTTTCCATTGGACAGCAAAATAGAAGTAATTGATACTTACAAGCATAATAAAATTACACAAGTTTGTTCAGATTTTTGCGAACATAAACTTTTAGTTTGCCTTGATGATAATATAGATGACAACACTATCAAATCATTGGAGTTATCAGACAATGATATTTTTATCTGCCTTGACAATGCTATTTCAGACAAGGACAAAGTTACACTTCAAGACAAAGGTTTAATCAAAACTATTTAA
- a CDS encoding tetratricopeptide repeat protein yields MQIVHKINDFLYTIFPELENASEKEIINAIQKYYTYGPFVPKVSIKDGIVTIDVDTEYIITQDADYNKTVALCEKGKFDDAKIILEKLIQKNPSNSEFHRILGQILSEQGDQDEAINALIDALRWNSSNGWGLLMMGNIFAKHKKDLKTALIYYDQAILANKADHITLANIAYLLFQENKLEEAKKYAWETIKLNEKYPNAHFILSLIAQSENDLHSAFYSTLQAIKFSTQKDALYQNAVKQAFEVAKVIAGDFDGKKIFFKYRSQLEAEGGTEIDIYADDEIKTAAKVEIAERYNRNKHIVKYKSTYPAVEHLVMHELVHLDFVNQARKENLNQVFISTQQNKNNFIDTILAAINNLKFKIQDPSTIDFFIESIFSGLNLQTYNTPIDVFIEDFLYKEYAELRPYQFLSLFGMLQDAIKAVTDERILDIAPKEVISKTRTFSLVNAMQFKELFGIDTIQDFKPTQAELKLAETFYKEFIEYREDRKPGEEYELVKHWAQDLSLDTFFELESEAKFESKNSIDDFLNKLQQDPFGLEEPEDPFQKREMEKFQKHQEEIGTNMAIVMFMVEALKHFKEKGASDIKQAAFEIAMLGTQGIDPNKKDYIISSINNKRFSGNQVLAFYYVSWALAMPEQVQHLGLDFGKEFEMAKKINI; encoded by the coding sequence ATGCAAATAGTTCATAAAATAAACGATTTTCTATACACCATCTTCCCAGAGTTGGAGAATGCCAGTGAAAAGGAAATCATCAATGCAATCCAAAAATACTACACCTATGGTCCTTTTGTGCCAAAGGTTTCCATAAAAGATGGTATTGTAACTATCGATGTCGATACAGAATACATAATAACTCAGGATGCCGATTATAATAAAACAGTAGCATTATGCGAAAAAGGAAAGTTTGACGATGCCAAAATTATCCTGGAGAAACTCATTCAAAAAAATCCTTCCAATTCTGAATTTCATAGAATTTTGGGGCAAATACTGTCCGAACAAGGTGACCAAGACGAAGCCATTAACGCATTGATTGACGCCCTACGTTGGAATTCCTCAAACGGTTGGGGATTACTGATGATGGGTAATATTTTCGCCAAACACAAGAAAGATTTAAAAACAGCCTTGATTTATTACGATCAAGCAATACTGGCAAACAAAGCGGATCATATTACCTTGGCAAACATTGCCTATTTACTATTTCAAGAGAACAAACTCGAAGAAGCTAAAAAATACGCTTGGGAAACAATCAAATTAAACGAAAAGTACCCTAATGCGCATTTCATTCTTTCGTTAATTGCACAATCAGAAAACGACCTACATTCTGCTTTCTACAGTACTTTACAAGCAATTAAATTTTCAACTCAAAAAGATGCCTTATATCAAAATGCAGTAAAACAGGCATTTGAAGTCGCCAAGGTAATAGCCGGTGATTTTGATGGTAAAAAAATATTCTTCAAATACCGTAGCCAACTGGAAGCAGAAGGTGGAACTGAAATAGACATTTATGCTGATGATGAAATCAAAACAGCAGCCAAAGTAGAAATTGCAGAAAGATACAACCGTAACAAACACATAGTAAAATACAAAAGTACTTATCCGGCAGTAGAGCATTTAGTAATGCACGAATTGGTACATTTAGATTTTGTTAACCAAGCGAGAAAAGAAAACTTAAACCAAGTATTCATTTCAACTCAACAAAACAAAAACAATTTTATTGACACTATACTTGCGGCAATCAATAACTTAAAATTTAAAATACAAGACCCATCCACGATTGACTTTTTCATTGAAAGTATATTCAGTGGCTTAAACTTGCAAACCTACAATACTCCTATCGATGTATTCATCGAAGATTTTCTGTACAAAGAATATGCAGAACTAAGACCATACCAATTTCTATCATTATTTGGTATGCTTCAAGATGCCATAAAAGCAGTTACTGACGAAAGAATTCTAGACATTGCTCCCAAAGAGGTAATCTCCAAAACAAGAACTTTCAGTTTGGTTAACGCGATGCAGTTCAAAGAATTATTTGGCATTGATACTATTCAGGATTTTAAGCCAACTCAGGCAGAACTAAAGCTTGCAGAAACATTCTACAAAGAATTTATCGAATACCGTGAAGATCGCAAACCAGGTGAAGAATACGAGTTAGTAAAACATTGGGCGCAAGACCTTAGTTTAGATACATTCTTTGAACTCGAAAGCGAAGCAAAATTCGAGAGTAAAAACAGCATCGATGATTTCTTAAATAAATTACAACAAGACCCTTTCGGATTGGAGGAACCAGAAGACCCATTTCAAAAAAGAGAAATGGAAAAATTCCAAAAACACCAAGAAGAAATCGGTACCAATATGGCTATCGTGATGTTTATGGTCGAAGCTTTAAAACATTTCAAAGAAAAAGGAGCTTCTGACATAAAACAAGCTGCTTTCGAAATCGCAATGTTAGGAACACAAGGAATTGACCCCAACAAAAAAGATTACATCATTTCAAGCATAAACAACAAACGCTTTTCCGGTAATCAAGTCTTGGCTTTTTACTATGTTTCTTGGGCATTGGCTATGCCGGAACAAGTACAGCACTTGGGATTAGATTTTGGTAAAGAGTTCGAAATGGCTAAAAAAATTAATATTTAA
- a CDS encoding UvrD-helicase domain-containing protein yields the protein MAYKPTTIEELWAIKGFTPNDSQRDAILHIDGPLFLTAGPGSGKTRVLLWRTLNLIVFHNIKPEDIFLSTFTEKASLQLKDGLRTLLGIVTNVTGKPFDISKMSIGTVHSICQSLITDRRFSEGGARKNAPILMDTLSQYFKIYNKHFWAELWTAGGFADDEIAQNAITKYLQGREINSRHLAVTACIALFNRFSEENLDPKTIKTSDVVLKSLLKMYEYYLNSLQLNSYTKQVDFSLLQLEAYTAIQNFANSGNVFKHIIIDEYQDTNAIQEKLYFALSSGSKNICVVGDDDQALYRFRGATVENLVEFEDRCLTNIGKKPKRIDLDINYRSRKKIVDLYTHFIEQTNWENPKKLGTHFRVNDKIIKAHSSDVEPSVIVSTRDKAENVYKEVAQLVFDLKRTGKIKDYNQCAFLFPYLKGSTRVTGFSDAFEELGIPVYAPRARSFVQVDEAKAIFGLMLKIFDRPHYGNTSSQNLIQFRNWMIECMSYADDLMKEDNLLKEYVTDKKAEIKVALEDYNLLLNLINKKKWDRKEPFKISMIRDFAETPKLSIKAKKNLTNSYFKTVVELKEKDNKSYSIDYIINRTTSLDWTILDLFYQLNGFRHFRDMYLLAEDGTDEGPICNLGLLSQYLSRFMDEYGTLLTASFLSEEKFVRTFFASYIYALQRLGESEYEDADDPFPKGRVPFLTIHQSKGLEFPVVVLGAVFKREQAADQKEIIVRSILNKEGEPLDKISHFDNMRMFYVALSRAQNLLVLPQYTHGSAATEIFKNIFSNYPLHKIPDFDLNKVPEAALVKEDLGKSYSYTSDYLLYSKCPRNYMIFRKYGFVPSRSQTMFFGSLVHQTIEDLHHLLINQRNKTTA from the coding sequence ATGGCATATAAACCAACAACAATAGAAGAGCTTTGGGCTATCAAAGGATTTACTCCCAACGATAGTCAACGTGATGCAATTCTTCACATCGATGGTCCATTATTTTTAACTGCTGGTCCAGGATCAGGCAAAACTAGAGTTTTGCTCTGGAGAACATTAAATTTAATAGTTTTTCATAATATTAAACCCGAAGACATTTTCCTTTCTACATTTACAGAAAAGGCATCACTTCAATTAAAAGATGGTTTAAGAACATTGTTGGGTATAGTAACTAATGTTACTGGAAAACCTTTCGATATTTCCAAAATGTCTATTGGAACAGTACATTCAATTTGTCAATCACTTATAACAGATAGAAGGTTTTCGGAAGGTGGAGCAAGAAAAAATGCACCTATTCTGATGGACACACTTTCACAATATTTCAAAATTTACAATAAACATTTTTGGGCTGAACTTTGGACAGCTGGAGGTTTTGCAGACGATGAAATAGCACAAAACGCAATCACAAAATACCTTCAAGGCAGAGAAATAAACTCAAGACACTTAGCGGTTACAGCTTGTATTGCATTATTCAATCGTTTTTCAGAAGAAAATTTAGACCCTAAAACAATAAAAACAAGTGATGTAGTTCTAAAGTCATTACTAAAAATGTACGAGTATTATCTAAATTCACTTCAATTAAACTCTTATACAAAACAAGTTGATTTTTCACTTTTACAATTAGAAGCCTACACAGCAATTCAAAACTTTGCAAACTCTGGAAATGTTTTCAAACACATAATCATTGATGAGTATCAAGATACAAATGCTATTCAAGAAAAGTTATATTTTGCTTTATCTAGTGGCTCAAAAAATATTTGTGTAGTTGGTGATGACGACCAAGCACTTTATCGTTTCAGAGGAGCAACAGTTGAGAACCTTGTAGAGTTTGAAGACAGATGTTTAACCAATATCGGCAAAAAACCAAAACGGATAGATTTAGATATTAATTACCGTTCAAGAAAGAAAATTGTTGACTTGTACACACACTTTATTGAACAAACAAACTGGGAAAATCCAAAAAAATTAGGCACTCATTTTAGAGTAAATGATAAAATAATAAAAGCTCACAGTTCTGATGTTGAACCTTCAGTAATTGTTTCTACCAGAGACAAAGCCGAGAATGTTTACAAAGAAGTCGCTCAATTAGTTTTTGATTTAAAACGAACAGGTAAAATCAAAGATTACAATCAATGTGCTTTTCTTTTCCCATATCTAAAAGGAAGTACAAGGGTTACTGGTTTTTCTGATGCTTTCGAAGAATTAGGAATTCCGGTTTATGCACCAAGAGCAAGAAGTTTTGTCCAAGTTGATGAAGCAAAAGCAATTTTTGGATTAATGCTTAAAATATTTGATCGTCCTCATTATGGCAATACAAGTAGCCAAAATCTAATTCAGTTCCGTAACTGGATGATAGAATGTATGAGTTATGCAGACGACCTTATGAAAGAAGACAATCTTCTAAAAGAATATGTAACAGATAAAAAAGCAGAAATAAAAGTAGCATTAGAAGACTATAATTTACTACTAAATTTAATCAATAAGAAAAAATGGGACAGAAAAGAACCATTCAAAATATCAATGATTAGAGATTTTGCCGAAACACCAAAACTATCAATAAAAGCAAAGAAAAACTTAACCAATTCCTATTTCAAAACTGTTGTTGAGTTAAAAGAAAAAGACAATAAGTCTTATTCCATTGATTACATTATCAATCGTACAACATCGTTAGACTGGACTATACTTGACCTTTTTTATCAACTAAATGGCTTTCGCCATTTCCGTGATATGTATCTTCTTGCAGAAGATGGTACAGATGAAGGGCCAATATGCAACCTTGGTCTACTTTCGCAATACCTTTCACGTTTTATGGATGAATATGGTACATTGCTAACAGCTTCTTTCCTTTCAGAAGAGAAATTTGTTAGAACTTTCTTTGCATCATACATTTATGCACTTCAAAGATTAGGTGAAAGCGAATATGAAGATGCAGACGACCCATTTCCAAAAGGTAGAGTTCCATTTTTAACAATACATCAATCCAAAGGGTTAGAATTTCCTGTAGTGGTTTTAGGGGCAGTTTTCAAACGTGAACAAGCAGCAGACCAAAAAGAAATCATTGTACGTTCCATTTTAAATAAAGAGGGAGAACCGCTTGACAAAATTTCACATTTTGATAATATGCGTATGTTTTATGTGGCTCTTTCTCGTGCTCAAAACTTGTTAGTGCTTCCACAATACACTCACGGTTCAGCCGCTACAGAAATTTTCAAAAACATTTTCAGTAATTATCCTTTACACAAAATACCTGATTTTGATTTAAACAAAGTTCCTGAAGCTGCATTAGTAAAAGAAGATTTAGGTAAAAGTTATAGTTACACTTCCGATTATCTTTTATATTCAAAATGTCCAAGAAACTATATGATTTTCAGAAAATATGGTTTTGTACCTTCTCGTTCTCAAACAATGTTTTTTGGTTCGTTAGTCCATCAAACTATTGAAGATTTGCATCATTTATTGATTAACCAAAGAAATAAAACTACTGCATAA
- a CDS encoding VapE domain-containing protein: MVTVFKNFNEVVEHKTISTILEEIKTGKYKPGIIYLRKSLAENKTEAYNKAKKSLPAFTPSGKFVGGRKLEFLANYSNCIILDIDKLSAADLQNAKHLANQSEFTFASFISPSGNGLKILVKINSDKANHKEAFLLVQAHYEAILKLEIDKSGKDLTRLCFYSYDENLYYNENAKIFSATEQEKEPKANIEREFKRTEPTIVINTDAIYNHCVNFTEKKVQFVNGSRNVFVHQLACNLNRKGVALQEALGYILTDFGYDEKEVTQAVNSAYGNSHEFGKNEKYEAPKIQTQKTEKPTTIIEDEDDEDKPKPTQIDRLELFLSTRYVFRHNMVSGKLEFQYFGKKKWNVMNDFIENSMLRECLKGRIKTNLSSLRNLLYSDFCVLFNPFEDYFFNLPSYDEKTDYITELANTITTTKQDLWQQCFKKWLVAMVGCVLDDKVINHTVIVFSGKQGLGKTTWVEKLVPKPLKEYLFSGTINPNNKDTLVQLSECMLINLDELENLNRSEIGSLKEIITKTQIRMRKAYGHNNETMPRRASFAGSVNTAQFLNDSTGSRRFLCFELEGIKYQHNVDINMAFSQALFLFKSGFRYWFDQEEIKNITENNEQYQLHSPEEELLLTWFEPCEREKANVFLNASQIAAKLAEKAKINITDGTINKLGKALKKHNFIRLKKNGIAVYALIENTWEDVDNRNKVVEE, translated from the coding sequence ATGGTAACAGTCTTTAAAAACTTCAACGAGGTTGTAGAACACAAAACAATCTCAACAATTTTAGAAGAAATCAAAACAGGAAAGTACAAACCCGGCATTATTTACTTGCGTAAATCACTTGCCGAAAACAAAACAGAAGCATACAACAAAGCCAAGAAATCACTTCCAGCATTCACGCCTTCAGGAAAGTTTGTTGGAGGTCGAAAATTGGAATTCCTTGCGAATTATTCAAATTGTATTATTCTGGACATCGACAAATTAAGTGCTGCCGATTTGCAAAATGCAAAGCATTTGGCCAATCAAAGTGAATTCACATTTGCCAGTTTCATCAGTCCATCAGGTAACGGATTAAAAATTCTAGTAAAAATCAATTCAGATAAAGCCAATCACAAAGAAGCTTTCCTATTGGTACAAGCACATTATGAGGCAATTTTAAAACTGGAAATAGACAAATCAGGCAAAGACTTAACCAGACTATGCTTTTATTCTTATGATGAAAACCTTTATTACAATGAAAACGCAAAAATATTTAGTGCTACAGAACAAGAAAAAGAACCTAAAGCTAACATCGAGAGGGAGTTTAAAAGAACAGAACCAACAATTGTTATTAATACCGATGCAATCTACAACCATTGCGTAAATTTTACTGAAAAAAAAGTGCAATTTGTGAATGGTAGTCGCAACGTATTCGTGCACCAACTAGCGTGTAATCTAAACCGTAAAGGAGTAGCATTGCAAGAAGCTCTGGGATATATTCTAACAGACTTTGGATATGATGAAAAAGAAGTAACACAAGCAGTAAACAGTGCTTACGGAAATAGTCACGAGTTTGGCAAAAATGAGAAATATGAAGCTCCTAAAATCCAAACACAAAAAACAGAAAAACCAACAACTATTATAGAGGATGAAGACGACGAAGACAAACCAAAACCAACCCAAATTGACCGTTTAGAGTTGTTTTTATCAACAAGATATGTATTTCGTCATAATATGGTTTCAGGTAAGTTAGAGTTCCAATATTTCGGTAAAAAGAAGTGGAATGTGATGAATGATTTTATTGAAAATTCAATGCTTCGAGAATGTTTAAAAGGTCGAATTAAAACAAATTTATCTTCACTACGAAACTTGCTTTATTCTGATTTTTGTGTGCTGTTCAACCCTTTTGAAGATTACTTTTTCAATTTACCTTCTTATGATGAAAAGACCGATTACATTACCGAATTAGCCAACACAATCACAACTACAAAACAAGACCTTTGGCAACAATGTTTCAAAAAATGGTTGGTCGCAATGGTCGGTTGTGTTCTCGATGATAAAGTAATCAATCACACCGTTATTGTGTTCAGTGGCAAACAAGGATTAGGAAAAACAACGTGGGTTGAAAAGCTTGTACCGAAACCTTTGAAAGAATATCTATTTTCCGGAACCATAAACCCAAACAACAAAGATACATTGGTGCAGCTTTCAGAATGTATGTTAATCAACTTGGACGAGCTCGAAAATTTAAACCGTTCTGAAATTGGATCACTCAAAGAAATCATTACAAAAACCCAAATCAGAATGAGAAAAGCCTACGGACACAACAACGAAACAATGCCCAGAAGGGCATCGTTCGCAGGAAGTGTCAATACAGCACAGTTCTTAAACGACAGTACAGGAAGCAGAAGGTTTCTTTGTTTTGAGTTAGAAGGCATCAAATACCAGCACAATGTAGATATCAATATGGCATTTTCACAAGCGTTATTTCTTTTCAAAAGTGGCTTTAGATATTGGTTCGACCAGGAAGAAATCAAAAACATCACCGAAAATAACGAACAATACCAACTTCACAGTCCAGAAGAAGAATTGCTTTTAACGTGGTTTGAACCTTGCGAAAGAGAAAAGGCTAATGTTTTCCTAAATGCTTCTCAAATAGCAGCTAAACTTGCTGAAAAAGCTAAAATAAACATCACTGATGGCACAATAAACAAGTTAGGCAAAGCATTAAAAAAACACAACTTCATTCGCTTAAAAAAGAACGGTATAGCTGTGTACGCTTTAATAGAAAACACTTGGGAAGACGTTGACAACAGAAACAAAGTGGTTGAAGAATAA
- a CDS encoding helix-turn-helix domain-containing protein: MDAIIFTKDQFTDLMSKLDTIQSQISIKADPKKETFLDNQEFLLLMKISKRTAQTWRDEGKISFSQVGNKIYYKLSDVEKLLTEHYNKSFKGR; encoded by the coding sequence ATGGATGCAATTATCTTCACAAAAGACCAGTTCACAGATCTAATGAGCAAATTAGACACAATTCAAAGCCAAATCTCAATTAAGGCTGACCCAAAGAAAGAAACCTTTCTTGACAATCAAGAATTTCTTCTTCTGATGAAAATTTCAAAACGTACAGCTCAAACCTGGAGAGACGAAGGTAAAATTTCATTTAGTCAAGTTGGAAACAAAATCTACTACAAACTTTCTGATGTTGAAAAGCTCCTTACAGAGCATTACAACAAATCTTTCAAAGGAAGATAA